One window of Anaerolineales bacterium genomic DNA carries:
- a CDS encoding nuclear transport factor 2 family protein: protein MSPARLSKVEAGVRIVIEFNDAFNRHDVPGMMELMAEDCVFENTHPAPDGTRFSGKAAVTRFWEEFFRESPQAHIEIEEIFGLGNHCVMRWKYSWGDGHVRGVDIFKIQDKLISEKLSYVKG, encoded by the coding sequence ATGAGCCCAGCGCGTTTGTCGAAGGTCGAAGCAGGGGTGAGGATCGTGATCGAATTCAATGATGCGTTCAATCGCCACGATGTTCCCGGCATGATGGAGTTGATGGCGGAGGACTGCGTCTTCGAGAATACGCATCCCGCGCCGGATGGGACGAGATTTTCCGGCAAAGCCGCCGTGACTCGTTTTTGGGAGGAGTTCTTCCGCGAGTCTCCACAGGCGCACATAGAGATCGAGGAAATCTTCGGCTTGGGGAATCACTGCGTGATGCGCTGGAAATATTCGTGGGGCGACGGTCACGTGCGCGGCGTGGACATCTTCAAGATTCAGGACAAACTGATCAGCGAAAAGCTATCGTACGTCAAGGGGTGA
- a CDS encoding DUF1349 domain-containing protein, whose amino-acid sequence MKRILIVAIVTCIILVLTACNSPAPTPTEPPPPPPTDTPVPPPPTATLEPTATPDPLLFRDDFDGKLAEGWSWTNKDDRYYSFTNNPGWLEMSAQPGYIGGTVKNLLLRPAPEGNYELETKVNFTPEGNFQIAALVIYESGPNFVQFGRAFCGPCPAKDGFYFDLFVDGKFGGENFATPITETDTVSLRLRREGSSYTGYASLDGTNWQVIGTHQSPMTAGFVGLTAAQATDTEPGPAQFDYFTITALP is encoded by the coding sequence ATGAAAAGAATCCTGATTGTCGCAATTGTCACGTGCATCATTCTGGTTTTGACAGCTTGTAACTCGCCCGCCCCCACGCCCACCGAACCGCCTCCCCCGCCGCCGACGGATACACCCGTCCCGCCCCCACCCACCGCCACACTTGAGCCGACGGCCACGCCCGACCCGCTCCTCTTCCGCGACGATTTCGACGGCAAACTTGCAGAAGGCTGGTCGTGGACGAACAAAGACGACCGGTATTACAGCTTTACGAACAATCCCGGTTGGCTGGAGATGAGCGCCCAACCCGGCTACATCGGCGGAACAGTAAAGAACCTTCTACTTCGCCCTGCACCGGAGGGAAATTACGAACTGGAAACGAAGGTGAACTTCACGCCCGAAGGCAACTTCCAGATCGCTGCGCTTGTGATCTACGAAAGCGGACCGAACTTCGTTCAGTTCGGACGCGCCTTTTGTGGTCCATGTCCTGCCAAAGACGGTTTCTACTTCGACCTCTTTGTTGACGGCAAATTCGGCGGGGAGAATTTCGCCACTCCCATCACCGAGACCGATACCGTTTCACTGAGACTCCGCCGCGAAGGAAGCTCCTACACCGGTTACGCCAGCCTGGACGGAACAAACTGGCAGGTGATCGGCACGCATCAATCGCCGATGACGGCGGGTTTCGTCGGGTTGACCGCCGCGCAGGCGACCGACACCGAACCTGGTCCAGCGCAGTTCGATTATTTTACGATCACGGCCTTGCCATAA